Part of the Cloacibacterium caeni genome is shown below.
GACGAACAAAAATGGATAAAACACGATTGGCCACTTTGGAGAATGGTTTTCCCTAAATTTATGGGAACGTTTTTCGGGTAAAAGATTTGAAATTGTTTGATGTAGTTTGATTGATAATAACAAAACAATTTTTTCAACCTTTCAAACAATTCAAACCCTCAAACAATTCAAACAATTTCAAACTTTCAAACAAAAAAAACAAAAAACAAACATATTATGAAAAAAGTAGGAATTTTATTCGGAATGGAAGATACATTTCCGTGGGCATTTATACACAGAGTAAACCAGCTAGGAAACGGCGAAGTAGTAGCTGAAGCTGTTCAAATAAATGAACTAAACCAAGGCGAAGATTATGGTTACGCCGTAATTATCGACAGAATTTCACAAGATGTGCCTTTTTATAGGGCTTATCTTAAAAATGCAGCGCTTAACGGAACTTACGTCATCAACAATCCTTTTTGGTGGAGTGCAGACGAAAAATTCTTTAACAATTGCTTAATGACAAAAATCGGGATTCCTGTTCCTAAAACGTACCTTTTGCCATCTTACGAAAGACCAGATGATACTACAGAAAAGTCTTTCAGAAACTTACAAGTAATTAATTGGGAGAAAATTTTTTCAGAAATTGGCTTCCCAGCGTATATGAAACCATTTGCAGGAGGCGGTTGGAAAAGCGTTTATAGAGTAGAAAATCCAGATGATTTATTTGCAAAACACGCAGAAACAGAGCAATTGGTAATGATGCTTCAAGAGGAAATCGTTTTTGAAGATTATTATAGAGTGTATTGTTTGGGTAGAAAATACGTTCACATTATGCCTTATGAACCTAGAAATCCGCACCATTTAAGATATGTAACCGAATCGAAATATTCTGGGGAACAACTAGAAAACATCTTAAAAACCATTCACGATTATACGATAAAAATGAATGAAGCATTGGGTTATGATTTCAATACTGTAGAATTTGCTGTAAAAGACGGAATTCCTTATGCGATTGATTTTTGTAATCCAGCTCCAGATGCAGACATTAATTCTGTAGGACAAGCCAATTTTGATTGGATTGTAGAAAATGCAGCAAAATACGCCATCGAAAAAGCAAAAGAACACAAAGATGGTGCTCAAAATATTGATTGGGGAAATTTTGTAAAAGGGAAATTTTAATAGGGTTTGAAATTGTTTGATTTAGTTTGATTTAGTTTGATTTAGTTCGATTTAGTTACAAATTTCAAACAACTTCAAACAATTTCAAACCTTCAAACAATTTCAAATTTTCAAACCATAATAAACTATTTTCAAAACACAAAAACATATGGAAGAAAAACACAAATTTACGATTGGTATAGAAGAGGAATATCAAATTATAGATGTAGAATCAAGAGATTTAGTTTCTCACGTTTCTAAAATTATCGACGGTACACAATCTTTGCTCCACGAAAAACTCAAAAACGAAATGCACGAGTCTGTAGTGGAAATGGAAACCAGTGTCTGCGAAAATATAAAACAAGCCAGAGAAGAAATGTATTCTCTCCGAAGAAATCTGGTAGATTTAGCCAAAAAACACAACCTGAGAGTTTCTGGAGGCGGAACTCACCCTTTTTCTGATTGGAAACTGCAAAACATCACCACCAAAGATAGATACGACATTATTGTAAATGATATGGGAGATGTAGCACGTTCTAATCTTATTTTTGGGTTGCACGTTCACGTTGGCGTTCCTAACAGAGAAGAAGGTATTAGAATTCAGAATATTGCGAGGTATTTTTTACCGCACATTTATGCGCTTTCTACTTGTTCGCCATTTTGGGAAGGCAGAAATACAGGTTTTAAATCTTTTAGACAAAAAATATTTGCAAAATTCCCTAGAACTGGCATTCCTAGTCATTTTAATTCTTGGGCAGATTTCGAACAATACGTTAATATTTTAATTAAAACAGGAACCATTGACAATGCTAAGAAAATCTGGTGGGATCTTAGAGTTCACCCGATTTATCCAACCATAGAGTTCAGAATTTGTGATATGCCTCTCAGAATTGAGGAAACGCTTTGTTTAGCTGCAATTATGCAATGTATTGTTGCTAAAATTTATAAACTCCATCAGCAAAACATCAGTTTTAGAAATTACAGAAGAATTTTAATTAATGAAAACAAATGGAGAGCTTCTAGATACGGAATTGATGCTGAATTGATAGATTTCGGGAAAGAAATTTCCGTTCCTTACGAAAAGATTTTAGACGAATTATTAGAATTTATAGACGATGTAGTAGATGAATTAGACTGCCGAAAAGAAGTAGAATACGCGAGAGAAATTGTAAAAATGGGAACTGGTGCAGACAGAAAAATTAAAGTTTACAATGAAACTGGCGATTTGAAGAAAGTGGTAGATTATATGATTTATGAAACAGAATTTGGTTTATTTTAAGATTCGATTAGTTTTATTTACTTTTGCAAAAATTCAAAAAAAATGACAGAGATAAAATTGGCATTGCTAGATATGAACAACAATCATCCTAACCAAGGAATGAGAAATATCCGCGAAATTTCGGCAGCTTTTCAGAAAAATTCTGAATTTGATGTAAAAATTGAATATTTCGATGTTCGTTATAAAAATGAGATGCCAAATGTAGCAGATTTTGACATTTTTATCTCTTCTGGTGGACCAGGAACTCCGCACAAAGAAGGCTATGAATGGGAAGAAAAATTTTCTAATTTTTTAGATGAAATTCTCGCTTTTAATAAAGAAAACGAACAAAAAAAATTCTTATTCCTTATCTGTCATAGTTTCCAATTGGCGAGTATCCATTGGGAAATTGGCAATGTTTGCAAGAGAAGATCATATTCTTTCGGAATTATGCCCATCCACAAAACTGACGAAGGAGACGAAGAATTTTTGTTCCAAAATTTACCCGATCCTTTTTTTGCAGTAGATTCTAGAGCTTATCAATTAATAGAAC
Proteins encoded:
- a CDS encoding carboxylate-amine ligase, translated to MEEKHKFTIGIEEEYQIIDVESRDLVSHVSKIIDGTQSLLHEKLKNEMHESVVEMETSVCENIKQAREEMYSLRRNLVDLAKKHNLRVSGGGTHPFSDWKLQNITTKDRYDIIVNDMGDVARSNLIFGLHVHVGVPNREEGIRIQNIARYFLPHIYALSTCSPFWEGRNTGFKSFRQKIFAKFPRTGIPSHFNSWADFEQYVNILIKTGTIDNAKKIWWDLRVHPIYPTIEFRICDMPLRIEETLCLAAIMQCIVAKIYKLHQQNISFRNYRRILINENKWRASRYGIDAELIDFGKEISVPYEKILDELLEFIDDVVDELDCRKEVEYAREIVKMGTGADRKIKVYNETGDLKKVVDYMIYETEFGLF
- a CDS encoding ATP-grasp domain-containing protein yields the protein MMKKVGILFGMEDTFPWAFIHRVNQLGNGEVVAEAVQINELNQGEDYGYAVIIDRISQDVPFYRAYLKNAALNGTYVINNPFWWSADEKFFNNCLMTKIGIPVPKTYLLPSYERPDDTTEKSFRNLQVINWEKIFSEIGFPAYMKPFAGGGWKSVYRVENPDDLFAKHAETEQLVMMLQEEIVFEDYYRVYCLGRKYVHIMPYEPRNPHHLRYVTESKYSGEQLENILKTIHDYTIKMNEALGYDFNTVEFAVKDGIPYAIDFCNPAPDADINSVGQANFDWIVENAAKYAIEKAKEHKDGAQNIDWGNFVKGKF
- a CDS encoding type 1 glutamine amidotransferase; the encoded protein is MTEIKLALLDMNNNHPNQGMRNIREISAAFQKNSEFDVKIEYFDVRYKNEMPNVADFDIFISSGGPGTPHKEGYEWEEKFSNFLDEILAFNKENEQKKFLFLICHSFQLASIHWEIGNVCKRRSYSFGIMPIHKTDEGDEEFLFQNLPDPFFAVDSRAYQLIEPNYESIYNLGAKLVAIEKFRPHVVHLERAIMAIRFSDEIFGTQFHPEADPFGMMENLKDETNKEAMIENYGIEKYHETLDKIDDKDKIVLTQAQILPRFLQHAAEQVQKKSEILVY